A stretch of Lathyrus oleraceus cultivar Zhongwan6 chromosome 6, CAAS_Psat_ZW6_1.0, whole genome shotgun sequence DNA encodes these proteins:
- the LOC127092900 gene encoding uncharacterized protein LOC127092900 gives MSMLAPPFQLLEMNIISAQDLSQVSKSIKAYAVAWLNPERKLTTQIDPHGHNNPTWNEKFVFRIDDDFLQSDDSSVMIEIYSSTWLRDVLIGTVGVHLNSLIPRSGNRKSKIRFVALQVRRPSGRPQGILNIGVNLVDATLRSMPMYSELSGSAIEYYDITNPKKKNQTENNNYDAKLMMTLQRSQSEKNDSTINDYTYNPDGKNGYGDESESEISVPNPTGRKGVIVNANGSLCSDVGPSPSVVAAAIAKGLYPLPLQMPRKTMNSTSMFEKWPPEKENGGERLNMKMDRWRTIELPPPVYDHLGKDNNSVEQKKVAKPTAKGKGKNQKSRQNGPFSCFGTALGCEISITCGGGNGKKRVGGGNNKPRAVTASELTYDESSYMG, from the coding sequence ATGTCAATGCTAGCACCCCCATTTCAACTCTTAGAAATGAACATCATATCAGCACAAGATCTATCACAAGTTTCTAAATCAATCAAAGCCTACGCAGTTGCATGGCTCAATCCAGAACGCAAGTTAACCACCCAAATTGATCCTCACGGTCACAACAACCCTACCTGGAACGAAAAATTCGTTTTCCGCATCGACGATGATTTCCTCCAATCCGATGATTCCTCCGTCATGATCGAAATCTACTCGTCCACTTGGCTCCGCGATGTCCTCATCGGAACCGTCGGCGTTCATCTCAACAGTCTCATACCTCGTTCAGGTAACCGCAAATCGAAGATCCGTTTCGTCGCGTTACAGGTTCGTCGTCCCTCCGGTCGTCCTCAGGGGATTCTCAACATCGGCGTTAATCTCGTCGACGCTACGTTGAGAAGCATGCCGATGTATTCTGAGCTTAGTGGTTCCGCGATTGAATATTACGATATAACAAACCCTAAAAAAAAGAATCAAACCGAAAACAATAATTATGATGCTAAGCTTATGATGACGCTTCAACGATCACAGAGCGAGAAAAACGATTCGACGATTAATGATTATACTTATAATCCTGACGGAAAAAACGGTTACGGCGATGAATCTGAATCTGAAATCAGTGTTCCGAATCCGACTGGCAGGAAAGGTGTGATCGTGAACGCCAACGGATCATTATGTTCTGACGTCGGGCCTTCTCCGTCGGTTGTGGCAGCAGCTATAGCAAAAGGACTGTATCCATTGCCATTGCAGATGCCGCGAAAAACAATGAATTCCACTTCAATGTTTGAGAAATGGCCGCCGGAGAAAGAGAATGGCGGGGAACGGCTGAATATGAAGATGGATCGGTGGAGAACGATAGAGTTGCCGCCACCGGTGTATGATCATTTGGGGAAGGATAATAATAGTGTCGAACAGAAAAAGGTGGCGAAACCAACTGCAAAAGGAAAAGGTAAGAATCAAAAATCACGGCAAAATGGACCGTTTTCGTGCTTTGGAACAGCATTAGGGTGTGAGATTTCAATAACTTGTGGCGGGGGTAACGGTAAGAAGAGGGTTGGTGGTGGCAATAACAAGCCTCGAGCTGTTACTGCATCTGAACTTACTTATGATGAATCCTCATATATGGGATGA
- the LOC127095408 gene encoding uncharacterized protein LOC127095408, with protein sequence MACADPQKVLYGTHMLLEEAEYWWDNARQRFKANGITLTWVIFRDTFLEKYFPADVRSKKEIEFLELKQGNMTVVDYAAKFEDFSRFRPHYNMVEAEVSKCIKFDNGLRLEIKQFIGYQEIRQFSVLVNKYCMYDENSRVRYARYKSISEKKNGYQSHGKPYVTPVAKEDHKTHQNTASGKGTSEGNAHTSIKCFKCEELGHRALECTSMKVFKCGKSGHHASECKRAIVTCFNFGEQGHIRTQCQKSKQAQSSGRVFALI encoded by the coding sequence ATGGCTTGTGCGGACCCTCAGAAGGTTCTTTATGGTACTCACATGTTGTTAGAGGAAGCAGAGTACTGGTGGGATAATGCTAGACAAAGATTTAAGGCTAATGGTATTACGCTAACTTGGGTTATTTTTAGGGACACATTCTTGGAAAAATATTTCCCAGCTGATGTACGTAGCAAAAAGGAgattgaattccttgaacttAAGCAAGGGAATATGACTGTTGTAGATTATGCTGCTAAGTTTGAGGATTTTTCTAGGTTCCGCCCTCACTATAATATGGTGGAAGCTGAAGTGTCAAAATGCATTAAGTTTGATAATGGACTTCGCCTAGAGATCAAACAGTTTATTGGGTATCAGGAAATTCGTCAGTTCTCCGTGTTGGTCAATAAGTATTGTATGTATGATGAAAATAGTCGTGTTAGATATGCTCGTTACAAGAGTATTAGTGAGAAGAAGAATGGATACCAGAGTCATGGCAAGCCGTATGTGACTCCAGTTGCTAAGGAGGATCATAAGACTCATCAGAACACTGCAAGTGGGAAAGGAACAAGTGAAGGAAATGCTCATACTTCTATTAAGTGTTTCAAGTGTGAAGAATTAGGTCATCGTGCTTTAGAATGTACTTCTATGAAGGTTTTCAAGTGTGGGAAATCGGGACATCATGCTAGTGAATGCAAGCGTGCAATTGTGACATGTTTCAATTTTGGAGAGCAAGGTCATATTCGTACTCAGTGCCAGAAGTCGAAGCAAGCTCAATCAAGTGGTCGAGTTTTTGCTTTGATTTGA